In Meiothermus ruber DSM 1279, the following proteins share a genomic window:
- a CDS encoding phosphoribosylanthranilate isomerase, which yields MVRAKICGITRLEDALLAEQLGAWALGFILAPGTPRYLEPAQIRPISRALGPFIVRVGVFVDTPPEEVLEQMETAQLQVAQLHGHEPPEWAEHIRQFYPVIKAFKLKGPAQPDWLSYPADALMVDGARPGSGQGYPLDWIAPLQQHPRLIIAGGLTPENLPAALELAPYAVDVSSGVEAAPRLKDPHKLRAFLAQVAAVNGTNRNQYT from the coding sequence ATGGTGCGTGCCAAGATTTGTGGGATTACCCGGCTAGAGGACGCTCTGCTGGCCGAACAGCTTGGGGCCTGGGCCCTGGGCTTTATTCTGGCCCCCGGAACCCCGCGCTACCTCGAGCCCGCGCAAATTCGGCCCATCAGCAGGGCCCTGGGGCCTTTTATCGTTCGGGTCGGGGTCTTTGTGGACACACCTCCCGAAGAGGTGTTAGAGCAGATGGAGACGGCCCAGCTCCAGGTGGCCCAGCTCCACGGCCACGAACCGCCCGAGTGGGCCGAGCACATCCGCCAGTTCTACCCGGTCATCAAGGCCTTTAAGCTGAAAGGCCCGGCCCAACCCGACTGGCTCAGCTACCCCGCCGATGCCCTCATGGTGGACGGGGCACGCCCCGGCAGCGGACAGGGCTACCCGCTGGACTGGATCGCGCCCCTTCAGCAACACCCCCGGCTGATTATCGCCGGAGGCCTAACGCCCGAGAATCTGCCCGCGGCCCTGGAGTTAGCCCCCTACGCTGTGGACGTGAGCAGCGGGGTGGAGGCCGCCCCCCGGCTCAAAGACCCCCACAAGCTCCGGGCTTTTCTGGCTCAGGTCGCAGCCGTCAACGGAACCAACCGGAACCAGTACACATAG
- a CDS encoding isoprenyl transferase, whose protein sequence is MALTSPVRIPKRPLRKQLLELFSAALKPLYWWYEKRIEAEVKKGHTPKHLGLILDGNRRFARELGLDSHQGHEFGVQKAYEVLEWCLELRIPTVTIWVFSTDNFNRSQTEVETLMQLFVQEAKRMAHDPRIHANEVRVKVIGRHDRFPPKVLEALEELEKATEHHNGMLLNIAMGYGGREEIVDAVKSLLLEAAQTGKSPEELAAELDLKHISERLYTAGVPDPDFIIRTSGEIRLSGFLLWQAAYSEYYFFDAFWPAFRKVDFLRAVRDYQKRERRFGR, encoded by the coding sequence ATGGCCCTGACTTCTCCTGTGCGCATTCCGAAACGTCCTTTGCGAAAACAATTGCTCGAGCTATTCAGCGCTGCGCTCAAGCCGCTGTACTGGTGGTACGAAAAGCGCATCGAGGCCGAGGTAAAAAAAGGCCACACCCCCAAGCACCTGGGTCTGATTCTGGACGGCAACCGCCGCTTCGCCAGGGAGCTGGGCCTAGACAGTCACCAGGGTCACGAGTTTGGAGTGCAGAAAGCCTATGAGGTGCTCGAGTGGTGCCTCGAGCTCAGGATTCCCACCGTGACCATCTGGGTCTTCTCCACCGACAATTTCAACCGCAGCCAGACCGAGGTCGAGACCCTCATGCAGCTCTTTGTGCAGGAAGCCAAGCGCATGGCCCACGACCCCCGCATCCACGCCAACGAGGTGCGGGTCAAGGTCATCGGGCGGCACGACCGCTTCCCCCCCAAGGTGCTCGAGGCCCTGGAAGAGCTGGAAAAAGCCACCGAGCACCACAACGGCATGCTCCTGAACATCGCCATGGGCTATGGCGGACGGGAAGAAATCGTAGATGCCGTCAAGAGCCTGCTGTTGGAAGCCGCCCAGACCGGCAAGTCGCCGGAAGAACTAGCCGCCGAGCTGGACTTGAAGCACATCTCCGAGCGGCTCTACACCGCCGGCGTGCCCGACCCCGACTTTATCATCCGCACCTCGGGCGAGATACGGCTTTCGGGCTTTTTGCTGTGGCAGGCCGCCTACAGCGAGTACTACTTCTTCGATGCCTTCTGGCCCGCCTTCCGCAAGGTGGACTTTCTGCGGGCGGTGCGCGACTACCAGAAGCGGGAGCGCAGGTTCGGAAGGTAG
- a CDS encoding MgtC/SapB family protein: MQESLWHLLAATLIGFAVGLERERAKVERQGSTVGGVRTFTLLGLLGGVGALGPEPWLSVAGLLGVAGLAVYTLKNSRDATSQVAALLVYVLGVLCGLGIVLPALFAGALLLGFLAFHDELHAFAGGIERSEVEAAVLLALLLGVVYPLLPDVNYGPYGVWNPREIWQVVLLVAGVNFVGYLALRLLGSKGLWAAAILGGLVSSTAVTLSMVTQSRANPSKNLLWASGAVLASQMMLGRLLVWSATAPALLQLLWLPVLVWLLWGVLVAAWLARRDSGTSENVPVQNPLQLQSALMFAGVYALVKLLARAGLEVFGSAGVFVVSAFSGVADVDAISLSLARLAANEQLLLPVASVAILIAALSNTVFKTALAFGAKGLGFYVALGLVPGGVLALLVLLMF; this comes from the coding sequence ATGCAGGAGTCTTTGTGGCATTTGCTGGCCGCCACCCTGATTGGTTTTGCGGTGGGCCTCGAGCGCGAGCGCGCTAAAGTTGAGCGCCAGGGGTCGACCGTTGGGGGGGTGCGCACCTTTACCCTGCTGGGTCTGCTGGGTGGGGTGGGTGCCCTGGGGCCAGAGCCATGGCTGTCGGTGGCAGGGCTGCTGGGAGTAGCCGGCCTGGCGGTGTACACACTGAAAAACAGCCGCGATGCCACCAGCCAGGTGGCGGCCCTGCTGGTGTATGTGCTGGGGGTGCTTTGTGGCTTGGGGATCGTGCTGCCCGCACTGTTTGCCGGGGCTTTGCTATTGGGCTTTCTGGCCTTTCACGACGAGCTGCACGCCTTCGCGGGTGGAATAGAGCGAAGCGAGGTGGAAGCGGCGGTGTTGCTGGCCCTGCTCCTGGGGGTGGTCTATCCTTTGCTGCCCGACGTCAACTATGGCCCCTATGGGGTATGGAACCCCCGCGAAATCTGGCAGGTGGTCTTGCTGGTGGCGGGGGTTAACTTTGTGGGGTATCTGGCTCTGCGCTTGCTGGGCTCGAAGGGCTTGTGGGCAGCGGCCATACTGGGGGGGCTGGTTTCATCCACCGCCGTCACCCTCTCGATGGTGACCCAAAGCCGGGCCAACCCCAGCAAAAACCTGCTCTGGGCCAGTGGGGCGGTGCTGGCCTCCCAGATGATGCTGGGGCGGTTGCTGGTTTGGAGCGCTACAGCCCCGGCTCTTTTGCAGTTGCTTTGGCTCCCGGTGCTTGTGTGGCTGCTGTGGGGGGTGCTGGTGGCGGCCTGGCTGGCCCGGCGCGATTCCGGTACCTCCGAAAATGTGCCGGTACAAAATCCATTGCAGCTCCAGAGCGCGCTGATGTTTGCTGGTGTGTATGCCCTGGTCAAACTGCTGGCCAGGGCGGGCCTCGAGGTCTTTGGCAGCGCCGGGGTGTTTGTGGTGAGCGCTTTTTCGGGGGTGGCCGATGTGGACGCCATCTCGCTCTCGCTGGCCCGGCTGGCCGCCAATGAACAATTGCTGCTGCCGGTTGCTTCCGTTGCAATCCTGATCGCCGCTTTGAGCAATACCGTCTTCAAAACCGCCCTGGCTTTTGGCGCCAAGGGACTGGGCTTTTATGTGGCCCTTGGCCTGGTACCGGGGGGTGTGCTGGCCTTGCTTGTTTTGCTGATGTTTTGA